The Thamnophis elegans isolate rThaEle1 chromosome Z, rThaEle1.pri, whole genome shotgun sequence genome contains a region encoding:
- the CMTM7 gene encoding CKLF-like MARVEL transmembrane domain-containing protein 7 has translation MARGKKHYMFTPLMLQWGAWPALNCTRGILARELLGPAPHCPASGVKCRNRVFWGEGGEIEPVRSGRCWIYHGMRVIRTDASSGGTRSSSAPPPVSYGPDSGLLDRGYAGSCSAMLKVAQMLLLLVGFICVRSSQWTDHNAYSYFEFVCIYDLIMIFIFYIIYIFRAYQKLICISWPLAEFLHYLIGTILLLIASIVAVAKSSNLAGLVAGAIFGFLATFMCLLSISLSYKISCNTQSADATV, from the exons ATGGCAAGAGGAAAGAAGCATTATATGTTTACCCCCCTCATGTTAcaa TGGGGCGCTTGGCCGGCTCTTAACTGTACAAGAGGCATCCTAGCCAGAGAACTGCTGGGCCCCGCCCCGCACTGTCCCGCCTCTGGTGTTAAGTGTCGCaatagggttttttggggggaggggggagaaattgaACCCGTTCGTTCTGGAAGGTGTTGGATATATCACGGCATGCGGGTCATCCGTACCGATGCCAGCAGTGGGGGCACTCGCAGCTCTTCTGCTCCGCCGCCAGTTTCCTACGGGCCAGACTCCGGACTACTCGACAGAGGCTACGCGGGCTCTTGCTCTGCCATGCTGAAAGTGGCCCAAATG TTATTGTTGCTGGTTGGATTCATTTGTGTCAGATCTTCACAGTGGACAGATCACAATGCATACAGCTACTTTGAATTTGTCTGCATATATGACTTAATTATGATCTTCATCTTTTACATTATCTACATCTTTAGAGCCTATCAAAAGTTGATTTGCATCAGCTGGCCACTTGCG GAGTTTCTTCATTACCTAATAGGTACTATTCTGCTTCTTATTGCATCCATTGTGGCAGTTGCAAAAAGCTCCAATTTAGCAGGCCTGGTAGCTGGAGCG atcttCGGATTCTTAGCTACATTTATGTGCCTCCTAAGTATATCGCTCTCTTACAAAATCTCTTGTAACACTCAGTCAGCAG ATGCTACCGTGTAA